The Sesamum indicum cultivar Zhongzhi No. 13 linkage group LG6, S_indicum_v1.0, whole genome shotgun sequence genomic interval ATATCATACTCGgaacataaatataatcattcaagacggtaTATCGTTGAAttaggccatgtgattttaaatcataccttGATATGATATAATGGacacagtcttgtatatatttaaatttcgtatgaatcaggtactcgaattttaaaatatcataattattgattaaattttttaatctcattatatatataatataataataattagaattgttcaaccatcatcatcatcattattattattattatttttagattaattcataggaattattaaattttgacataaatttataaataataaaaaatcataaggcaattacttgtcaatttaaaaaatattaacataatataaatatatattaaaatataacataaagttctatatataatattaaataataattttaattataaaaaatattataatttactaagttgttgattaaatttatttttgtataaaaatttaatgtataaataaaagtactatagtttattattatctaaaataaaatgtacaatcttgattaataattataatatatggtcaatttatattataatactgaccaaatattaaatataaaatttaatatataaaaaatttaaaaataaaaatatatataaaaaaataaaaaaattcaccagGACCTTCTTTGAGCTCGACTTGCCGAttcgactcatctgccaccccgACATTGAAATACTATGTTTAAGAAAGCCAATATAGGCACAGAACGATCAAACAAACGATTTAACAAACACATAGCGCTCagcacaaaaaaataaaaaaataaaaaaaattgagacgcaacaacaacaaaaggaGGGAAACCAAACCCCAATCGGGACAAGACAGAATTATAACCTTGGAATACATTCATCCATCATCCCAACTGAGGAAAACCCACCATTCAATTTTGTTAAGGAAGAGCTTCAACATACTTGAAAATGGCAAAACGGGCACAAACTACCAAATAAAACGAATGCGATGTTGCAGGTGTTTCGAATGATACCTGGTCAAGGAAGCGATGTCACCGCCCAACTTCAGCGCCTGCATACGCGACAGAGCGCGCGGAGCTTCTGCGTCTAACGGTCTGAATGCGTGAGAGGGAGAGGAGAGGAGAAAGAAGAGATGCTCGTCGCTCCCTCTCAAATTTAATACGCACGAGTTCGCTGACAGAAATACGGAAAGAGTAATCGCGCTTCTTCTTGACTTGGACCAAAATAGCGTTTCTTCGAGGTTGGCCATACCGCTTTTACAATTTCAACTAAGGGATTTGTTGTGAATTTCATATTCATCACAATGACTCAAAagataattcaaaatcataTGACTGTTATATAAAGGATTTGCagattatttaaatattgcaAAGAATTTATGGTTGTAGATTAAGATCTTTATTAAGCCTATAGACAGTTTTCTTCCGTCAACTCCACTCATTCTATTTACACTAGGGAAAAATGTGTAAAACTCAGTTTAAAAATGCATTAAATTTACATGATTCCCAACTCTGCATAATTTAGCAAAATGTGAATATACATATAGTTACATTTCcctaaatacaaaaacaacTGGGTCAGGGGTCACGTAATCCTTTTCATTGAATTGCATTTACCTCAGAACTAACTATAAAATACTGCCAATGCAACCCCTTGTAGAATTCAAGGCCCATGCTAATAAAAGACCACCAAAACAAAGTAGTCTGCTAGTTTTGCTATTATCACCGCTTGTAGTTGAATTTCACTTGGACGAGATAACGCATCCTAATCTGCTCCACGTTGTAAACAATGTATTCGTTGTAAAGCAAACTACCCTGCAACAAAAGAACCAAGGCAACTTTTAAGGGTAGATCTGATATGCATTGTAAACTATGATCTAGCAGAAGCAGTTAAGAGGGAAGTTATGTCAGGTATCTCAACATGAAGCTTGGTTGCACTTAAAATTCAACAATGCACGACCTTGGGGCCAGGTTGTTCTTTTGGTGTTCCTAGGGGAACAACAACCCCATCTTCAAGTGTTAAAGCCTCTGAAAGATCTGGGGCAGTCGCACCAACTCCTTTTGTGCTGtaaaattaatccaagaaAAATTTGATAGTAATTGTTTTCAGATGGTCAAGGGAAGAAAGATGAATCACAATAATGCTTAATTAAGTTCAAGTAACTTGGGCGTATTAAGATGACTGCAATTGTCAATAGAAGATATCAAACCTAAGCTTCCCAGCTGGCAACTTGTCGGCATGATAATTGGCTGTTTGCAGTTCTGCCATGTCTCCCAAGGCAACCTGCAAAGCAAACAAAAAGAGAGATTATTGCCCACATTCTAAATAGGAAATTTATCAATTGAATATTGTTGTAGAAGACATcatcataaaacaaaataaatttcagcATTTTATGCACTTCCAATAGGACTTCTGCCCTGCAGGGAAATAACAACACATAAATGGAGATCGAGGTGAACAACATATATCACCTCGCATAAGAGCAGCACTCCAGCTGTGGCAGCTTGAGTCGAACAGCAATAGTTAGCACTTTTAGAGAACATATCAGCAAAATATACACCTTTACCAAACATGTAACCGGTTACAGGTGCTTCTGGAGGAGCAATTCGCAAACCTAAAATTTTTCCATATGACAGAACTAATCATATACTGCACAGGCACAAACAAGTTCCATATGAAAATCATTGATAAGACCAGAAAGAAAACCTTGGGACAAAATTCCAGTCCAGTTTGTGAGTCGAGAACCATGCCACAGAAGCATTCTGTTTTTTGTCCTTGAAAACTGCTTCAAAATACATCAAGTTCAAAAgaaggaaattaaaaaaaaaaagtttaaaagaaGGAATAATCCAAAGAAGAGAATGAATCTTTCACTCTAGAATTTGAGAGTAAAAGGTTAGGTGAAGTTTAGTCGTCATGTATTGTTCACCTTCTCAAACCGTTCAGCTTCACCCTCTCTTGAGACCTTAAATATCTGAATGATGTCAACATCATAACTAGAATGCGTTTTTGCATGAGTGTTCTTGGTGTATTTCTCAACCTGAGACATAAATATGTTGGTGGTTTGGTGGGAAAGAAGTTATAGTGACATGAAATacataatagaattaatttcagaACAACCAACAAATGGTTTGCCCATTGACACATATTcacaacataaataaataagtaaaagaataacaaTACTAATATCCATGAGCAATCCACTGAAACCAGAGAGCAAAAAGAACatccaaaataaaacacaaaaaaggcCCAGAAAGCATGAAAATCCTGGGTAAGTAAGAAAATTACCATGGAAAATTCCTTGGAATGAGCTTCAAGTGGCAAGAGATCACAATGAAGCCGCCTATAATGAGAATACAACGGATCCTACAAACCAGTGAAAGTATTAGAACagattagataaataaaaaatctagtTTAAATCTCTGAACCAGTGAGTGCAATAATAATCATGACCAGAAATAGTGACAAGAACTAAAACAAACAATTGAGTGATTTATGATAAGAATAGGATATAAATTGCATCTAGATTCTATATGACAACATTTGAAGCACATAACTTAGTGTTATCAAGGATTCAAGGGCATGAAAGAAATCGTCACTGAAAAGTTAAGGAACTACTAACTTTGAGTAATCGCTACAGGAATTAGATTAGATTGCGCTAAACCAGATCATCAGATTTACTGAATCCAGAGCAAGGAAACAAGATGGGACATACCTCCATATCAGTATCATCCTCAATCAACTTCATTGCTACCTCAATTTCTCCTAGTGCTTCGACCTATCATTTGTTGCAAGAATCAGTAACTGTAAATAGTGAAAGGAGAAAATCTAAAACTCCAACATATGAATGATGCATAAAGCCAAAGTTCACTGTGGATGGCTATTTACAATCATATACTGAGTGTTGTACTGTCTATTGTGTCGCTTACTAGTGACCAATATTGTGGCACCTCCAAGACAGAAAGACATGTACAGAGAGCAGTGTATCCAGAAACACTTAACAAGGATGAATAAGAAAAGGAATCACCATTTCCAACTTGCTTTTTAACTTTTGAGGGGTGTCAATGATGAACAGACCTGTCATCATATATAGTGATAGCGCCATTTAGAAGTTTATCTCTTTGGCATATCAAGAAAACAACTATGTCAACAAAATAGCTATCACCGGCATCTCCCATGGAAGAAACCTCCCAGGGATCATGTGAGAAGCAAGAGAACTCACTTGTGTTCCGAAAACCAAAGTCATGAGGAATTACACTGTAAAATTCCCTGCAATTTAGACAAGAATGCCAAAGGTGCATGATTACATCAAGTGTGCAGCCAAAAATTTAGCAGCCAGATTAATGTGTGCACGATACGAATAAGTCagaatcaaaatatcaaattgagATAATAGATCTTACCCGCTTAATTGTTTAAGGGTATTCTTATCAGCTTGGCCTATCACATCTGCAATCCTTTTCAAGACATCATAACCCTATACAGATTCAAATGGGTGCAGTAAGGAACATGTTATTTAAAGAGTTGATAAAAGATATTCACACATACAACTTTAATGAGATATGATAAGAGGAAGAGAAATGTAATTTCAGCaacataaaatagaatatcaaTTGAGCTCAATTAGATGCTAAGATAACTTGCAGGCATTGCTGCTAAAAGAATACAATTTACAAGATCCCAAGAAGATGCACCTAGCTCACTTATATGGTCAGTTGTAACATGCACATAATTTTCGGCCATaaatatttaggataaatgcaaatatatcaaaaagttCTGAGCGTTATCTATCTCACCTTTAAAATTGTTGATTTGCTCAATTTGCCCAATGGTAATTTTTCAGCATTGTATCCTATtgcaaaatgaaacaaatattaaaatcaacatatttgataatattgatAACAACATTTCTTGCAGGCCTCAAGGTTCAGACCCAAAACACAGTCTGCATCATAACCTTCataaccaacttctgagggacATAAAATATGGCAAGGTTTCTAACTACATATTCTTTGTTAGAAATGTTTAGAAGCAATTAAACAGATGGAAACAAGAACAGAGAATAAAGTGCACTATCACCAAAACAGGAAACAAGTGAAGAATCAAAAACATGACTTGGATGGTCAAATAAGGTTCTGAATTAGTCTACTTACTggaaattaattgtataaagGTCAAGGATGCATACAAGATGTATCATTTCCTTTAAGGGAAAAGCAAATGCGTACCTATCTCCATCATCTGTTGCCTCATCATACTCATGTTGCAAATAAGAGAGATGAACTTTGCAATACGAGCTTCCAGCTTTGACTCTTGAGGTTCCAGTCTTACTGTAGATTGGCGCTTTTCTTGAACCTAAAGATGAGTCTCAATATTTTAGCACCTAAAGTTTTCCGTAGCAGGACAAAATGGTAATTAATATGTTTAGCCTTTCACTTTACTTGGAGTATATTCACCTGTTTTTAACCACATTTACTAGAACATTGAGAAACTTTATATGGAACAGACTAAAGGATCTTAAACTACACAAGTGAGACCTTCAACAAGAAAATGCATAAACACATAATTAGGATTAAACAACTCACTGCCGGGTCATTTTTCGTTTCGCTGTAGTCCATTTCTAACCAAGTGTAACTCTTTGGGCGAAAAACAAACTCATTTCTATTGGACCAGTGGTTCTTCGTCTTGGCATAGAACTTTTTCTCAAACTCAGAGATAGCAGCTTGTTGTGAAGTGTAGGGCCCATTCAAATAGTCTTGACCCTTCACGCCAACTCTTCCCCATCTGTTGTAGACCATGAATTTGCCACCATCATCAGATTCTGCAATTAGAAGTTTCAAGAACAAATAAGCAAAAGGAGTGtacatttttattcaaaaatgtGATGACGCCTTAACACGATGACAACTATTGTGATGAGATTCATGTTCTAACGAACTAGAAAACAAGACGTCTCATACAAAATGTGGCAGTTAAAACTGAACTGAATTGCAAGTCGTTTAAGTCCAATGGCACATGAACTCGATCATTAGAGAATAAGAATGGAGTTATAACCTAGAACTTGAATGACAAAGAACTTGTTATTATTCTCCCCAAGATTTGTTTGATTCAACATGGcatcataaatttcatttccctgcatgaaaacttaaaaaagtCAAAAGCAATTAAGAATACACTCCTCCCCTCCTTCACTCTGTAATTAAGCAGACAGCTAAATGACTTACCACTTGCAGAACATGATATTGCGCTTTAATATGGTCCGGCAGCCATTTGTCCAAGACAGCAGAACCTTTCTTAGTAGCGGTAACAATTTTCTCCTCATTTTCCTCTTCCGCTGATGAAACTTTCGATAACAAAAGGAGAAGTATGTTTCAGTTCATAATGCAATGTAACATGAGCAACATGTAAATGCAACAATGCTTACTAAAACATTCAGTAATAAATACAGTATCTAAGACCTGTCTTGTATAATATGACTGCTATTATACAGGATATGACTATTTTACAAGCAACTACTGAACATGAAAGGGTACCAAATTCACTAATTGCAGAGAAAGATGTGCCTAACTGAATTTGGTgtcccaaaaaaatttaagaaaatctaAAGTAGCTGCAGTAATATTTTGTGCAGTCAATGCCAATTactttgcaaaaaataaataataataaactatttgGTTACCTTGATCTTTATCATTTGAAACGTTGTCATTATCAGAGCAAAGCCTCTCCAGAAGCTCCTTCTTTGTGCCAGCAGCAGAAATACCTCGTTTAGCAGCCTCTTCTTGTAGCTGTTTAATATTCATCTTTTGCAACTCATCAATGATCTTAATTCTCACTGTTGCATGGAAGTCAGCATCCTCCTTCTTGCTTTCTTCTTCAGCTGCCAAAAGGTCCCAGCACAATTGCATAACGCAATACCAAGCAACAGGGATACATAAGATTCATTTCTGAAGACAGTAAATTccttacacacacacacaaaaataaaaaaaagaaaaaaacacttTCATAGCTAGTATAAAGTTAACCATTAGTATGGCAGCTACACATGAAAGGTATAGCGAATAGGTACCAATGCAATGTTTCAGGTCACAATGCAATGTACCATAAGAAATATGTAAATGCAACATTGCTTACTAAAACATCAGTAATAAATACAGCAACTAAGACCTGTCTCGTTCATATAACTGCTATTATACAGGATATGACTATTTATTACAAGGAATAGCTGAACATGAAATAGTACCAAATTCACTAATTGCTATAAACATGCACTTAAATGGATTTTGTGCGTTCTAAAATTTAAGACAATCTAAAATCCGAAGTAGCTGCATTAATACCTTGGGCAGTGAGATGCCAataactttgaaaaaaaaataaataatggcAAAGTATTTGATTACCTTGATCTTTGTCATTTGAAACATTGTCATTATCACAGAAAAGCCTCTCCAGAAGCTCTTTCTTTGTGCCAGCAGCAGAAATACCTCGTTTAGCAGCCTCTTCTCGTAGCTGCTTTATATTCATCTTTTGCAACTCATCAATTGCCTTTATTTTCAATGTTGAATGGGAGTCAGCATTCTCCCTCTTGCTTCCTTTCTCTGCTGCCAAAAGGTCCCAGCACAATTGCAGAATTAGGGTCAAATAACAATCTAATGCAATACCAAGCAATATAGCTACATAAGATTCATTTCTAAAGACAGTCAATTCCTTAATAGAAAAGACtaaataactattacaaaagCAACTATTAATGTGGCAGCTAGACATGAATGGTGTACCGAATAGGTACGAGATGGTAGAGTCTTCCTCCGCCTGTTTTTCCTACAAGTCATTGTGcaacatataaattaaataatttttcaggcAACTAATAATGCAGTTACCTTCATCATTGTCGCTTGAAACGCTGTCATCATCAGCACAAAGCCTCTCCAGAAGCTGTGCCTTAGTTCCAGCAGCAGAAACTCCACGAATCGAGGCCTCTTCACGAAGCTGCTTCACATTCATACTTCGCAACTCATCAATGGCCTTAATTTTCCGCGGCGCTTCTGGATCGGCATCCTTAGCGTCTGAATCTCTCTGCCTTTTGCGACTACTTCTAATATCACCTTCCGAGTCCGCCGANNNNNNNNNNNNNNNNNNNNNNNNNNNNNNNNNNNNNNNNNNNNNNNNNNNNNNNNNNNNNNNNNNNNNNNNNNNNNNNNNNNNNNNNNNNNNNNNNNNNNNNNNNNNNNNNNNNNNNNNNNNNNNNNNNNNNNNNNNNNNNNNNNNNNNNNNNNNNNNNNNNNNNNNNNNNNNNNNNNNNNNNNNNNNNNNNNNNNNNNNNNNNNNNNNNNNNNNNNNNNNNNNNNNNNNNNNNNNNNNNNNNNNNNNNNNNNNNNNNNNNNNNNNNNNNNNNNNNNNNNNNNNNNNNNNNNNNNNNNNNNNNNNNNNNNNNNNNNNNNNNNNNNNNNNNNNNNNNNNNNNNNNNNNNNNNNNNNNNNNNNNNNNNNNNNNNNNNNNNNNNNNNNNNNNNNNNNNNNNNNNNNNNNNNNNNNNNNNNNNNNNNNNNNNNNNNNNNNNNNNNNNNNNNNNNNNNNNNNNNNNNNNNNNNNACTCTCGTCTCGAAGAGCGGCTTCAAGCCTCCGAACCTGCAAATGGTAAAGCAGAATCAAtacataaatgaataatagaTAAATGAATAACCGATACTGAACTTACCAAAACGTGCTTGATTCCGGCGGTGCTGAGACCGCGTTGGGCGAGTTGTGCGCGGATTTCGTCCACTTTGAGATTGTTTGTTGCCATCGTTGCTAGAAGAGAGAAGTGAGGGAGTGGTTGAATGAAGAGAGTAGTGGACTTGTGAAATTGGGGACATTTAAGTAGGACTGAGTAGGAgttgaaaagaagagaaaagctTACAAGGGAAGTAACTTCTTCTGGATGCTCAGTGCAGTGCACGACATTTTGGCGCGTCTTCTgtaaagttttctttttcaacgTTCCCAGAATCCTTCTTTGGAGTTGAGCTGGTCTTCTAACGTATTTGAGATTGGGgtcaattttgcaattttaagcTTTACTACGGCCCGGAAAAGAAATGTCCAACGGATTCGAGAATTAGCTGCAAAGAATAAAGCCTACTAAGATCACAAACTACAGCccacaacaaaattttattttgaatcaaaTGGTCCATTAGAATTTGGGCCAATGATCTCCAAATATTCTCTTCTTCAAATCCCTGTGTTGTTAGGCTGGAATAGCCTGCGCTTACTTGAGACAAAAATCTCATCTCCCTCCGCCTGACCAAGTTAGATGGTGTCTCGTTGTGGAACATATTACACTAATGATCGTTATAACATATcgtttttatgtatatatagtaaatatttttttatattttaaaatatattataagtaaaaataaaacatttaaatcaatgtattatattaaaaataaataaattaaataatttattaattaatataaaattttaaaaattaaataagttaattatttcatcaattaaaaGACATTGTAggctttataaaaaaatagtacaatAGTGTCATtgatcataaatataaatgacattttcttttggtattagtataaattatcttaaacatatttaactactatgaaaagaaaattattgcacCACCcataatcattaaaatttgttttttacatattatatcaactattattattatatttttatctcatgTTGATTTACAtactctaaaaaaataatttatctcaaccaatttcatcttttatcATTGAGACGAGAGAAGACGAAACgaaaacataaacaattaCAGTGTAAGCGAATGAGACACAAATGACAAAATTAGCAATAATTGTCCATTTATTGCAaagattttgtgttttgagtaTGGAAATGCTTGGAGCATTCTTTTACCGTTTGATAACCATAGTTGGCATGTTATTTGCATTCCACCAACCCCATCCCCCACCCACCGCAATATGCCCCTCACTCTGCTAGTTGATTgctgcaatttttcttttcttttatttcttttggggtcaagtttaattataGAATCGCATAATACAACTAATTTACTTAAAATACAGCTTAATTTATAAGACAACATCGCCAAATATTAAGCCCAGAAAGCGACTCGGAGCTTCCCACCAAACCCCCCAAAATCACCCACCAAACCACGCACAGAAGGCTCAAGAAAGGCTAAAGGAGATAAGAAACCAATAGCTTATCATCATCActcccttcttcttcttctcctcctcctccctaCTTTCAATCCCCAGAAATGGATTCCAAAACCAATAATATAGAAACCCCTGAAGAATCCAAGCAAGAGCAAACCCAGAATCAGAACCCGCTCCCTCTCGTTCCCGCTGCTTCGATTTCACTCTCACTTTCCACTCTCCTCCCTTCCCATTTCCTCCCACCCAA includes:
- the LOC105163117 gene encoding poly [ADP-ribose] polymerase 2 isoform X1; amino-acid sequence: MNVKQLREEASIRGVSAAGTKAQLLERLCADDDSVSSDNDEEKGSKRENADSHSTLKIKAIDELQKMNIKQLREEAAKRGISAAGTKKELLERLFCDNDNVSNDKDQAEEESKKEDADFHATVRIKIIDELQKMNIKQLQEEAAKRGISAAGTKKELLERLCSDNDNVSNDKDQVSSAEEENEEKIVTATKKGSAVLDKWLPDHIKAQYHVLQVGNEIYDAMLNQTNLGENNNKFFVIQVLESDDGGKFMVYNRWGRVGVKGQDYLNGPYTSQQAAISEFEKKFYAKTKNHWSNRNEFVFRPKSYTWLEMDYSETKNDPAVQEKRQSTVRLEPQESKLEARIAKFISLICNMSMMRQQMMEIGYNAEKLPLGKLSKSTILKGYDVLKRIADVIGQADKNTLKQLSGEFYSVIPHDFGFRNTSLFIIDTPQKLKSKLEMVEALGEIEVAMKLIEDDTDMEDPLYSHYRRLHCDLLPLEAHSKEFSMVEKYTKNTHAKTHSSYDVDIIQIFKVSREGEAERFEKFSRTKNRMLLWHGSRLTNWTGILSQGLRIAPPEAPVTGYMFGKGVYFADMFSKSANYCCSTQAATAGVLLLCEVALGDMAELQTANYHADKLPAGKLSTKGVGATAPDLSEALTLEDGVVVPLGTPKEQPGPKGSLLYNEYIVYNVEQIRMRYLVQVKFNYKR
- the LOC105163117 gene encoding poly [ADP-ribose] polymerase 2 isoform X2; the protein is MATNNLKVDEIRAQLAQRGLSTAGIKHVLVRRLEAALRDESXXXSADSEGDIRSSRKRQRDSDAKDADPEAPRKIKAIDELRSMNVKQLREEASIRGVSAAGTKAQLLERLCADDDSVSSDNDEAEKGSKRENADSHSTLKIKAIDELQKMNIKQLREEAAKRGISAAGTKKELLERLFCDNDNVSNDKDQAEEESKKEDADFHATVRIKIIDELQKMNIKQLQEEAAKRGISAAGTKKELLERLCSDNDNVSNDKDQVSSAEEENEEKIVTATKKGSAVLDKWLPDHIKAQYHVLQVGNEIYDAMLNQTNLGENNNKFFVIQVLESDDGGKFMVYNRWGRVGVKGQDYLNGPYTSQQAAISEFEKKFYAKTKNHWSNRNEFVFRPKSYTWLEMDYSETKNDPAVQEKRQSTVRLEPQESKLEARIAKFISLICNMSMMRQQMMEIGYNAEKLPLGKLSKSTILKGYDVLKRIADVIGQADKNTLKQLSGEFYSVIPHDFGFRNTSLFIIDTPQKLKSKLEMVEALGEIEVAMKLIEDDTDMEDPLYSHYRRLHCDLLPLEAHSKEFSMVEKYTKNTHAKTHSSYDVDIIQIFKVSREGEAERFEKFSRTKNRMLLWHGSRLTNWTGILSQGLRIAPPEAPVTGYMFGKGVYFADMFSKSANYCCSTQAATAGVLLLCEVALGDMAELQTANYHADKLPAGKLSTKGVGATAPDLSEALTLEDGVVVPLGTPKEQPGPKGSLLYNEYIVYNVEQIRMRYLVQVKFNYKR